The following proteins are encoded in a genomic region of Clostridium kluyveri:
- a CDS encoding YmaF family protein — MSCCNKVQTHDHEFLGSTMLAELEEDPHNHRFAGVSGPALRVTRGHVHVVKARTDFYENHFHEFEATSGLQIDVGNGRHVHFVRAITTENDGHTHNLIFATLIENPISEEA; from the coding sequence ATGTCTTGTTGTAATAAAGTTCAAACACATGACCATGAATTTTTAGGAAGCACTATGTTAGCTGAATTAGAGGAAGATCCTCATAATCATAGATTTGCTGGAGTATCTGGTCCGGCGCTTAGAGTTACACGCGGACATGTTCATGTAGTTAAAGCAAGAACAGATTTTTATGAAAACCATTTTCATGAATTCGAAGCAACCTCAGGACTTCAAATAGATGTTGGAAATGGAAGACATGTTCATTTTGTACGAGCAATAACTACAGAAAACGATGGCCACACTCATAATTTAATTTTTGCTACACTTATTGAAAACCCTATTTCAGAAGAAGCCTAA
- a CDS encoding helix-turn-helix domain-containing protein, with the protein MKFKELNLVKIKHVHFYGLGELYSFLGADDLRAVLNKEEVKILYLDGLTAPEIARKLNVKKDTVEKCIQRNFSNLKYKHRVALTCRREVVKAVNYEANKYISDSAFVEKNRSIYKTNPDGDIVINKEVAPVVTWDTPRRLANENKVKF; encoded by the coding sequence ATGAAATTCAAAGAGTTGAATTTGGTAAAAATAAAACATGTCCACTTTTATGGTTTGGGTGAACTATATTCTTTTTTAGGAGCTGATGATTTGAGAGCTGTGTTAAATAAAGAAGAAGTTAAGATTTTGTATTTAGATGGGTTAACAGCCCCTGAGATTGCTAGAAAATTAAATGTTAAAAAAGATACTGTAGAAAAATGCATCCAAAGAAACTTTAGTAATTTAAAATATAAACATAGGGTTGCCTTAACATGTAGGCGAGAGGTGGTAAAGGCAGTTAACTATGAAGCAAATAAATATATAAGTGATAGTGCGTTTGTAGAAAAGAATAGGTCTATATATAAAACGAATCCTGACGGGGATATAGTAATAAATAAAGAGGTTGCTCCTGTAGTTACATGGGACACTCCGAGAAGATTGGCAAATGAAAATAAAGTTAAATTTTAA
- a CDS encoding transcriptional regulator: MLDKETFKRTEGKLYGYFRDLKEMEALELECKDLQDQEESIQWDIKHSSESVIENEDEKEIKELKNELKYVNRKFRKNMSRIRWLKRNTAPLKKVLTVPPLSEEIMQFIIYKYKLNKSVGWIANEMYGGVRSTAYRWREDILEDIVKWEGVYGNS, from the coding sequence ATGTTGGACAAAGAAACATTTAAAAGGACAGAAGGTAAGCTGTATGGCTATTTTAGAGATCTTAAGGAAATGGAAGCTTTGGAACTGGAATGCAAAGACCTTCAAGATCAGGAGGAAAGTATTCAGTGGGATATAAAGCACTCAAGTGAAAGCGTGATAGAAAATGAAGATGAAAAGGAAATTAAGGAGCTTAAGAATGAACTAAAATATGTAAATAGAAAATTCCGTAAGAATATGTCCAGGATAAGGTGGTTAAAGAGAAATACAGCTCCGTTGAAGAAAGTTCTGACAGTCCCTCCACTATCAGAAGAAATTATGCAATTCATTATTTATAAGTACAAGCTAAATAAAAGCGTTGGATGGATAGCAAATGAAATGTATGGTGGTGTAAGAAGTACTGCCTACAGGTGGCGAGAGGATATACTGGAGGATATCGTGAAGTGGGAAGGGGTATATGGCAATAGCTGA
- a CDS encoding DNA cytosine methyltransferase: MSKKFKKWGPLDNEGHPIKERKGEDYKKFISAMKGLGYEFDSRELIAADYGAPTTRNRWYAVFRRDGKNIIWPEPTHNKLGVNGLKKWEPISKCIDWNDLGSSIFTREKPLKEKTLNRIARGIEKFIINDDNPYFLPDDIASSFLIQYHGETKKEYVRGQSLNEPIKTIDTSNRYGLVTAFITKFYKSGTGQAVNEPIHTITTSPGHFGLISAFLIKYYGNGIGQRVSGPIGTIVTKDRFGLVTVVIKGEQYQLIDIWFRMLKPEELKLGQGFPENYIIDHDYTGKRYPISKRVARIGNSVVPVMAKVLTQANMSESCRKEHVS; the protein is encoded by the coding sequence ATGTCGAAGAAATTCAAAAAATGGGGTCCTCTTGATAATGAGGGACATCCTATAAAAGAACGTAAAGGGGAAGATTATAAGAAATTCATTAGTGCAATGAAAGGATTAGGTTATGAATTTGACAGTAGGGAGTTGATAGCTGCTGATTATGGGGCACCAACAACAAGGAATAGATGGTATGCAGTATTTAGGCGTGATGGAAAAAATATTATTTGGCCGGAACCCACACATAATAAACTTGGTGTAAATGGACTTAAAAAGTGGGAACCAATATCAAAATGTATTGACTGGAATGACTTAGGAAGTTCCATATTTACAAGGGAAAAGCCATTAAAGGAAAAAACACTTAACCGAATTGCAAGAGGAATTGAAAAATTCATTATTAATGATGATAACCCTTACTTTTTACCAGATGATATAGCATCATCATTCCTTATCCAATATCATGGTGAAACAAAAAAAGAATATGTAAGAGGTCAGAGCTTGAATGAACCAATAAAGACTATTGACACAAGCAACCGATATGGATTAGTTACTGCATTTATCACTAAATTTTATAAGAGTGGTACTGGACAGGCAGTAAATGAACCCATACACACCATTACAACAAGTCCTGGACATTTCGGTTTAATTTCGGCCTTTCTAATCAAGTATTATGGAAATGGGATAGGGCAAAGGGTGAGTGGGCCTATAGGTACTATAGTTACTAAAGATAGATTTGGACTTGTAACGGTTGTGATTAAAGGAGAGCAATATCAATTAATTGATATATGGTTTAGGATGTTAAAACCTGAAGAATTAAAATTAGGTCAAGGTTTTCCGGAAAATTATATCATTGATCATGATTATACTGGTAAAAGGTATCCAATAAGTAAAAGGGTTGCAAGAATAGGAAATAGTGTAGTACCGGTAATGGCAAAAGTATTAACACAGGCAAATATGTCTGAAAGTTGCAGAAAAGAACATGTAAGTTAG
- a CDS encoding DNA cytosine methyltransferase, whose product MNKGLIIDIFAGGGGASTGIEMAMGRPIDLAVNHDPDAILMHKTNHPETMHITEDIFKVDMLKYTKGRHVSLMWASPDCTSHSKAKGGQPKIKGLRILPWAVYKHARKILPDVILMENVEEIQKMGSS is encoded by the coding sequence ATGAATAAAGGACTTATAATTGATATTTTTGCAGGTGGAGGTGGAGCATCTACGGGAATTGAAATGGCAATGGGGAGACCGATTGATTTAGCAGTAAATCATGATCCTGATGCTATATTAATGCATAAAACTAACCATCCAGAGACTATGCACATTACAGAAGATATATTCAAGGTTGACATGCTTAAATATACAAAAGGTCGTCATGTTTCACTTATGTGGGCTTCCCCAGACTGTACAAGTCATTCAAAAGCAAAAGGCGGGCAACCCAAGATAAAAGGATTAAGAATATTGCCATGGGCAGTATACAAACATGCGAGAAAAATTTTGCCAGATGTTATCCTAATGGAAAATGTCGAAGAAATTCAAAAAATGGGGTCCTCTTGA
- a CDS encoding DUF4317 domain-containing protein, translated as MNKKDLSDIRKEFKLGSYMLKVKEIYSVYLKKDNGEIITGELEYFEMMEVEKRELYLNNFKKVLTGTLDSKIFELDFKNINEEESEENTQHVLYAALNSKERISEYADKIVDKISQNYNYDTDVVISFTKAEYYSDGKRKKDSLEEYVQAIEVILCSVNKVEIPKKMLKFDYTEMKFKPNSALDMVINLNSPVEGFMFPSFTSEYVDVNKIIYYSSKSKKMNNVFVEKVLECNIKPTALEEKENFNAILGISLGGKIKPDIVQDIYERINEKFQDEGEEEPILDINEVTRVLRESGVENTGIVKSAFEEVCGGDYEFKVRNVIPDFGSKSIKIENESTNITISPRDLSTVKQVVYVKSGKKCLLIELKEDMVIDGFNLETEVD; from the coding sequence GTGAATAAAAAGGATTTATCGGATATAAGAAAAGAATTTAAGTTGGGAAGCTATATGCTTAAAGTTAAGGAAATCTATAGTGTTTACCTGAAAAAGGATAACGGTGAAATAATAACAGGAGAACTGGAATATTTTGAAATGATGGAAGTAGAAAAGAGAGAGCTTTATTTAAATAACTTTAAAAAAGTGCTTACAGGAACTTTGGATTCTAAAATATTTGAGTTGGATTTTAAAAATATAAATGAGGAAGAATCAGAAGAAAATACTCAGCATGTATTATATGCTGCTTTAAATTCAAAGGAAAGAATAAGTGAATATGCAGATAAGATAGTGGATAAAATTTCTCAAAACTATAATTATGATACGGATGTGGTTATAAGTTTTACAAAGGCAGAATATTACAGTGATGGTAAGAGAAAAAAAGATTCTTTAGAGGAATATGTACAAGCCATAGAAGTTATATTGTGTAGTGTAAATAAAGTGGAAATACCTAAAAAGATGCTGAAGTTTGATTATACGGAGATGAAATTTAAACCTAATTCTGCATTAGATATGGTTATAAACTTAAATTCTCCTGTGGAAGGATTCATGTTTCCAAGCTTTACATCTGAATATGTAGATGTAAATAAAATAATTTATTATTCTTCAAAATCAAAGAAGATGAACAATGTTTTCGTAGAAAAAGTATTGGAATGCAATATTAAACCCACAGCTTTGGAAGAAAAGGAGAATTTTAATGCCATTTTAGGGATCTCATTAGGGGGAAAAATAAAACCTGATATAGTTCAGGATATATACGAAAGGATAAATGAAAAATTTCAAGATGAGGGAGAAGAAGAGCCTATTTTGGATATAAATGAAGTAACCAGAGTGTTAAGGGAAAGTGGAGTTGAAAACACAGGAATAGTTAAAAGTGCTTTTGAAGAAGTGTGTGGAGGGGATTATGAATTTAAGGTCAGAAATGTAATACCTGATTTTGGAAGCAAGTCTATAAAGATAGAAAATGAGAGTACCAATATAACCATAAGTCCCAGGGATTTGAGTACTGTAAAACAGGTGGTATATGTTAAATCGGGAAAGAAGTGCTTACTTATAGAACTTAAAGAGGACATGGTTATAGATGGATTTAATTTGGAAACAGAAGTTGATTAG
- a CDS encoding DUF1064 domain-containing protein produces MKRYCQLKLLFYAGEIAGFILQPEFILQEGKGEERAITYTADFLVLNKDGTYSVEDTKGYESAQWKRTYKQFKLRYPEVELKILKEV; encoded by the coding sequence ATGAAGAGATACTGCCAGTTAAAACTTTTATTCTATGCTGGGGAAATCGCAGGATTTATATTGCAGCCGGAGTTTATTCTTCAGGAAGGTAAAGGAGAAGAAAGAGCTATAACTTATACTGCTGATTTTCTGGTTTTGAATAAGGATGGTACCTACAGTGTTGAGGATACCAAAGGTTATGAGTCAGCACAATGGAAGAGGACGTACAAGCAGTTTAAATTGAGGTATCCAGAGGTAGAACTGAAAATATTGAAGGAGGTATAA
- a CDS encoding ATP-binding protein, which yields MIETQNKKIQKRGSTAPGLVSTSETELDNCPVCGEPTGKVVRLMGRNYIVPRMCKCKKEAFEENERISQAREKQIRLERIFNNSLMTREFREFTFESWDHTLGNESMYELGIKYVKCFKEKALKENVGLLIYGKPGNGKTFLSGCIANTLIKQFIPVVCVSAIGILERIKSSFRSYGDEGVQNILNCLDNADLVIIDDIGVENNTDWSRATMYQILDSRYRKKKPLIITSNLSMNQLKRRYDRDCEYDIGRTADRLIHDMCSPIENTGSSIRIKNGIRKTQMLRDILNS from the coding sequence ATGATAGAGACCCAAAACAAGAAAATACAGAAAAGGGGATCGACAGCTCCGGGATTGGTTTCCACTTCTGAAACAGAACTAGACAATTGTCCTGTTTGTGGTGAACCTACAGGAAAAGTGGTCAGGCTAATGGGGAGAAATTATATAGTCCCAAGGATGTGTAAGTGTAAAAAAGAAGCCTTTGAAGAAAACGAGCGTATATCTCAAGCCAGAGAAAAGCAGATTAGGCTTGAGAGAATATTTAATAACAGCTTAATGACCAGGGAGTTTAGGGAGTTCACCTTTGAAAGCTGGGACCATACTTTGGGCAATGAGAGCATGTATGAACTAGGAATAAAGTATGTGAAATGTTTCAAAGAAAAAGCCTTGAAAGAAAACGTAGGCCTGCTTATTTACGGAAAGCCAGGTAACGGAAAAACATTTTTATCGGGGTGTATTGCTAATACACTTATAAAACAGTTTATACCTGTGGTTTGTGTTTCTGCTATTGGAATTTTGGAGAGGATAAAGAGCAGTTTCAGAAGCTACGGTGATGAAGGAGTGCAGAACATACTCAATTGCTTGGATAACGCAGATTTGGTGATTATTGACGATATAGGAGTTGAAAATAATACGGATTGGTCCAGAGCTACCATGTATCAAATATTGGATTCAAGGTACAGGAAGAAAAAACCATTAATTATAACATCAAATTTGTCAATGAATCAACTTAAGAGGAGATATGACAGGGACTGTGAATATGATATTGGCAGAACTGCAGATAGATTAATCCATGACATGTGTTCCCCTATTGAAAATACAGGTTCAAGTATACGGATAAAGAATGGGATTAGAAAAACCCAGATGCTCAGAGATATACTAAACAGTTAG
- a CDS encoding MBL fold metallo-hydrolase produces MQFTEQTEIEGQDFDELTVLGSGSSGNCYLLQNRDETLILECGLPYKTILKGLDFNLMNVVGCLVTHEHKDHSKAIKEFISNGIDVYSSSGTLKAVDAGDYRAQVIESENQVSIGDFTVLPFETEHDAIEPLGFLIQHSDMGKLLFITDSYYCQYNFTGLNHIMIECNYSMDIVNENFERGLIHPVLRNRLLKSHFSLENVKEFLKVTDLSQVKDIVLLHLSDSNSNAAQFQEEIERLTGKPTYIADKGLKIDLF; encoded by the coding sequence ATCCAATTCACAGAACAGACTGAAATAGAAGGCCAGGATTTTGATGAACTTACAGTTTTAGGGAGTGGTAGCAGTGGAAACTGCTATCTGCTCCAGAATAGAGATGAGACTTTGATACTTGAATGTGGATTGCCCTATAAGACTATTTTAAAAGGACTAGATTTTAATTTGATGAATGTTGTAGGGTGCCTGGTAACACATGAGCATAAGGATCATAGTAAGGCCATAAAGGAGTTTATCAGTAACGGAATAGATGTTTACAGCAGCAGTGGAACATTGAAGGCAGTAGATGCTGGGGATTATAGAGCACAAGTAATTGAATCTGAAAATCAGGTTTCTATAGGGGATTTTACTGTACTTCCATTCGAAACTGAACATGATGCAATAGAGCCTTTAGGGTTCCTTATACAACATAGTGATATGGGCAAGCTGCTCTTCATTACAGATAGTTACTACTGCCAGTATAACTTTACAGGACTTAATCACATTATGATTGAGTGCAACTACAGTATGGATATTGTAAATGAAAACTTTGAAAGAGGATTAATACATCCTGTACTTAGGAACAGGCTTTTGAAATCTCATTTTAGCCTGGAGAATGTAAAAGAATTTTTAAAGGTCACTGATTTAAGTCAGGTTAAAGATATTGTGCTTTTACATCTTAGTGATAGCAATAGTAATGCTGCACAGTTTCAAGAAGAGATAGAGAGGCTTACAGGAAAGCCTACCTATATTGCGGATAAAGGTTTGAAGATAGATTTATTTTAA
- a CDS encoding recombinase RecT, with the protein MRSYMGTVAVTKRLKGVKDIKAYCIYEGDEFEQTYDLDTATLKISKFNPKFENIDTNKIKGAFAVVIGENGPIHAEVMNIDQIRKAWGQGIAYKSGKSTAHNNFTDEMAKKSVINRLARCMQILLTTVTF; encoded by the coding sequence ATGCGTAGTTACATGGGAACAGTAGCAGTAACCAAAAGGTTGAAAGGTGTTAAGGACATTAAAGCCTATTGTATATATGAAGGTGATGAATTTGAGCAGACCTATGATTTAGATACAGCAACTTTAAAAATCAGTAAATTCAATCCTAAGTTTGAAAATATAGATACAAATAAAATCAAAGGTGCCTTTGCTGTAGTAATAGGAGAGAATGGTCCCATCCATGCAGAGGTAATGAATATCGACCAGATTAGAAAAGCATGGGGACAGGGTATTGCCTATAAAAGTGGAAAATCTACAGCCCATAATAATTTTACTGATGAAATGGCAAAGAAATCGGTGATAAACAGGCTTGCAAGATGTATGCAAATACTTCTGACGACAGTGACCTTTTGA
- a CDS encoding AAA family ATPase has protein sequence MSKTIVLKELHLRSFKGIKELDINFDKITNVYGDNATGKTTIFDAFTWLLFNKDSQDISKFDVQPLDENNKVVHMVDTEVEAVLEINGINTVLRKLLKEKWVKPKEKLNQSFRVPLLLIILMMYLRKRKSIRKNK, from the coding sequence ATGAGTAAAACAATAGTTTTAAAAGAACTGCATCTTAGAAGTTTCAAGGGAATAAAAGAGCTTGACATAAACTTTGACAAAATAACCAACGTCTATGGGGACAATGCTACAGGAAAGACTACGATATTTGATGCCTTTACATGGCTTTTGTTTAACAAGGATAGCCAGGACATAAGCAAGTTTGATGTGCAGCCACTTGATGAAAATAATAAAGTAGTTCATATGGTTGATACGGAAGTGGAAGCAGTACTTGAGATAAATGGTATAAACACAGTGTTAAGGAAGCTCTTGAAAGAAAAGTGGGTTAAACCAAAGGAAAAACTGAATCAGAGTTTCAGGGTGCCACTACTTCTTATTATATTGATGATGTACCTAAGAAAGAGAAAGAGTATAAGAAAAAATAAATGA
- a CDS encoding ORF6N domain-containing protein: MSNIMPMEFKNQRIMTTKVLAEQYGTNEQNISKNFTRNSERFVEGKHYFKLEGEELKEFKGYVLNDESLKFVSILYLWTDRGAARHAKILDTDEAWDIYEELEETYFRVKESKPTCIEDVLIQSLQEMKDMRLQIEEAKKQTSEVKEEVQDIRNVITLNPQAAWRRECNRILNAIGRELGDYKTPKDQVYEALKVRGKCRPNVLIVNLKKRAKENGMAPSKIEKLNILDVLENEPRLKEIYVTIVKEMAIKNGVRIREEVAI; the protein is encoded by the coding sequence TTGAGTAATATAATGCCCATGGAATTTAAAAATCAGAGAATTATGACTACTAAGGTTTTGGCGGAGCAGTATGGAACAAATGAACAAAACATAAGTAAAAACTTCACTAGAAATTCAGAAAGATTTGTAGAAGGTAAACATTATTTTAAATTGGAAGGTGAGGAATTAAAGGAATTTAAAGGGTATGTACTAAATGACGAAAGCCTAAAATTTGTATCTATTTTATATTTATGGACAGACAGGGGAGCAGCGAGACATGCAAAAATTTTAGATACTGACGAAGCATGGGATATATATGAGGAGTTAGAAGAAACTTATTTCAGGGTTAAGGAAAGTAAACCAACATGCATAGAAGATGTTTTGATTCAGTCACTTCAAGAAATGAAAGACATGCGCCTACAGATTGAGGAAGCCAAGAAACAGACCAGCGAGGTTAAAGAAGAAGTACAGGATATAAGAAATGTAATTACATTGAATCCACAAGCAGCGTGGCGCCGAGAGTGTAATAGGATTTTAAATGCCATAGGAAGAGAACTTGGAGATTATAAGACTCCAAAGGATCAGGTGTATGAAGCTCTGAAAGTAAGGGGTAAATGCAGACCCAATGTATTGATCGTAAATCTTAAGAAAAGAGCTAAAGAAAATGGCATGGCTCCAAGTAAAATAGAAAAATTAAACATACTTGATGTGCTGGAAAATGAGCCAAGGCTTAAAGAAATATATGTAACTATAGTAAAGGAAATGGCCATTAAAAATGGAGTAAGGATAAGGGAGGAGGTTGCAATATAA
- a CDS encoding helix-turn-helix domain-containing protein, whose amino-acid sequence MGKTVRDADNAYKKARIRASEFNDKLKSREGAAEMMGVSPSSILNYETGVCKQIPPDVVVKMAEIYSAPELMNYYCCNECPIGRLTVPKIEVLGIDRVTLQVIGSLEGIGVIKSELIAITKDGVIDEDEKPKLEHVINFLEEISKQTSSLKLSVEKYLKCGECL is encoded by the coding sequence ATGGGAAAAACAGTAAGGGATGCTGACAATGCTTATAAAAAGGCAAGGATAAGAGCATCAGAATTCAATGACAAGCTCAAAAGTAGAGAAGGAGCAGCTGAAATGATGGGAGTTAGTCCAAGCTCTATTCTCAATTATGAGACTGGAGTATGTAAACAAATACCTCCAGATGTAGTAGTTAAGATGGCAGAAATCTATAGCGCACCAGAACTCATGAACTATTATTGTTGCAACGAATGCCCCATAGGAAGACTTACAGTACCAAAGATTGAGGTGCTGGGAATTGACAGGGTTACACTTCAAGTCATTGGTTCACTGGAAGGTATAGGGGTAATTAAATCGGAATTAATCGCTATCACTAAAGATGGGGTTATTGATGAGGATGAAAAACCAAAGCTTGAACATGTTATTAATTTTCTTGAAGAGATTTCTAAACAAACAAGCAGTCTAAAACTCTCAGTGGAAAAATATTTGAAGTGTGGTGAATGTCTTTAG
- a CDS encoding helix-turn-helix transcriptional regulator, with product MFGKKLRQMRTKLKWSQAFLSEKTGIPQTTISDIETGKSIANVEQALKISRVLEVPVSKLLELDETVTT from the coding sequence ATGTTCGGTAAAAAACTTAGACAAATGAGAACTAAACTTAAATGGTCACAAGCATTTTTGTCAGAGAAGACTGGCATACCACAAACTACGATTAGCGATATAGAAACCGGTAAAAGTATAGCAAATGTTGAACAAGCACTAAAAATATCTCGAGTTCTAGAAGTACCAGTAAGTAAGCTACTAGAGTTGGATGAAACAGTAACAACTTAA
- a CDS encoding helix-turn-helix transcriptional regulator: MNISEATAKRIIELCKDKNISVNKLSSLSGLTQSTVDSIINGKSKNPQLKTILKICYGVEIPLYEFFKSPVFQNIDIDI; this comes from the coding sequence TTGAACATATCCGAAGCTACAGCTAAAAGAATTATTGAATTATGCAAAGACAAAAATATTAGTGTAAATAAGCTCTCTTCTCTATCAGGGCTTACACAGTCAACAGTAGATAGCATAATTAATGGTAAAAGTAAGAATCCTCAACTTAAAACAATTTTAAAAATATGCTATGGGGTTGAAATTCCTCTGTATGAGTTTTTCAAATCACCTGTTTTTCAAAATATTGATATTGATATTTAA
- a CDS encoding helix-turn-helix transcriptional regulator, whose protein sequence is MKPNLLKAERVKAGLTQKDLSNALNKDVSTYSKKENGLVDFTASEIKILKQLLHLSPETIDAIFFNTKVAFEETKIQKEVV, encoded by the coding sequence ATGAAACCAAATCTTTTAAAGGCAGAGAGAGTTAAAGCAGGGCTTACCCAGAAAGATCTATCAAATGCTTTAAATAAGGATGTTTCAACATATTCAAAAAAAGAAAATGGATTAGTAGATTTTACAGCTAGTGAGATAAAAATTTTAAAACAGTTATTACATTTATCTCCAGAAACAATAGATGCAATTTTTTTTAATACGAAAGTTGCTTTTGAAGAAACTAAAATTCAAAAAGAAGTAGTGTAA
- a CDS encoding helix-turn-helix domain-containing protein: MASFGDRLKELRKKSNLTQQELANKFYLNKSSISRYENDTQLPEHNILEKIADYFNVSIDYLLGRTNIRNTENTYVTPKEHEDIEEVVEELRERLLNTENFKIEGKPATKEDIETILDSVKVGIEMAKIKKRRNHE; encoded by the coding sequence ATGGCTTCATTCGGAGATAGATTAAAAGAACTAAGAAAAAAATCAAATTTGACTCAACAAGAACTGGCAAATAAATTTTACCTCAATAAAAGCTCCATATCTAGATATGAAAATGATACACAATTACCCGAGCATAATATACTTGAAAAAATAGCCGATTACTTTAACGTTTCTATAGATTATTTACTAGGCAGGACAAATATACGAAACACCGAAAATACCTATGTAACACCCAAAGAACATGAAGATATAGAAGAAGTTGTGGAAGAACTAAGAGAACGATTACTAAATACAGAAAATTTTAAGATAGAAGGCAAGCCTGCTACCAAAGAAGATATTGAAACAATTTTGGATTCTGTTAAGGTGGGCATAGAAATGGCTAAGATTAAAAAACGTAGAAATCATGAATAA
- a CDS encoding cyclic lactone autoinducer peptide: MKFLKQELLKKSMKTMGYLSLFLAAIVMIPTSSMVGHQPKCPDELLK, translated from the coding sequence ATGAAATTTTTAAAACAGGAATTATTAAAGAAAAGTATGAAAACGATGGGTTATCTATCTTTATTTTTAGCAGCAATAGTTATGATTCCAACATCTTCAATGGTTGGTCACCAGCCAAAATGTCCTGATGAACTTTTAAAATAA
- a CDS encoding Spo0E family sporulation regulatory protein-aspartic acid phosphatase, whose amino-acid sequence MNTLLNSSKFTNKEIFAVSQQLDKLIITYYELNFLDSLKNKT is encoded by the coding sequence ATAAATACTTTATTAAACTCAAGTAAATTCACTAATAAAGAAATATTTGCTGTGAGCCAACAACTGGACAAACTTATTATTACTTATTATGAACTTAATTTCCTAGATTCTTTAAAAAATAAAACTTAA